In Akkermansia muciniphila, one DNA window encodes the following:
- a CDS encoding metallophosphoesterase family protein, with product MSRIALISDIHANLPALEAVMKDIEQLQCNAVYCLGDVVGYNANPSECLEFIRSLQIPTVRGNHDEEAIRENNPAGMNPVAYNALMWTRQQLSEEQKKWLRRAPFQRILPNEIVLVHATQDKPNSWAYVTNVDTATHSVNMLRDNQFLCFNGHTHVPRTFIRHEGSIHEYESGDIQLLKTNKYLINVGSVGQPRDGDPRAAYGVFDEDSMVYYQRRVEYDVEEAQRRILAAGLPDMLARRLGEGM from the coding sequence ATGAGTAGAATAGCCCTGATTAGTGACATCCATGCCAATCTGCCCGCTCTGGAAGCAGTAATGAAAGATATAGAACAGCTTCAGTGCAACGCCGTTTACTGCCTGGGAGATGTTGTGGGCTATAACGCTAATCCGTCCGAATGCCTTGAATTCATCCGCAGCCTCCAGATTCCCACCGTGCGCGGCAATCATGATGAGGAAGCCATTAGAGAAAACAATCCGGCGGGAATGAACCCTGTGGCGTACAATGCCCTGATGTGGACGCGGCAGCAACTTTCCGAAGAACAGAAAAAGTGGCTTCGCCGCGCTCCTTTCCAGCGCATTCTCCCTAATGAAATCGTTCTGGTGCACGCCACACAGGACAAACCCAACTCCTGGGCTTATGTCACGAATGTAGATACGGCCACCCACAGCGTCAATATGCTGCGTGACAATCAATTCCTGTGCTTTAACGGACACACGCACGTTCCCCGCACATTTATCCGCCATGAAGGAAGCATCCATGAATATGAATCCGGGGATATTCAGCTTCTTAAAACTAACAAATATCTGATTAATGTGGGTTCCGTGGGCCAGCCCAGAGACGGCGATCCCCGCGCCGCCTACGGCGTTTTTGACGAAGACAGCATGGTGTACTACCAGCGCCGCGTGGAATACGATGTAGAGGAGGCCCAAAGACGCATTCTGGCTGCCGGCCTTCCGGACATGCTGGCGCGCCGGCTGGGAGAAGGAATGTAA
- a CDS encoding 2-dehydropantoate 2-reductase, with protein sequence MKIAILGAGALGCYYGARLQESGQDVSFIVRSEYGYLKEHGLQVKSLHGDISLPHINVYRDTEEVGPVDLVVVAWKSTANAGFSRALPPLMGPDTTVVTLQNGMGNAEEIARIIPADRIYVGLCFICAMREKPGHVNHLEGGNIQFAPFIPTPEGTEKARELSELFANAGIKTRAFDAAEQIQWYKLVWNIPFNGLCLALGGISIAELYQNPENVMRARRIMEEVVQAAKARGYALPEDLVEFHLSRTETMGAFIPSSAVDYNEGRPVEYTAIWGDPLSKARQAGASVPEWELLDKAIRKRLNMN encoded by the coding sequence ATGAAAATCGCCATTCTGGGAGCCGGAGCCCTGGGCTGCTATTACGGAGCCAGGCTCCAGGAATCTGGCCAGGACGTATCCTTCATCGTACGTTCGGAATACGGCTATCTGAAAGAACACGGCCTTCAGGTGAAAAGCCTGCATGGGGACATCTCTCTGCCTCACATCAACGTTTACCGGGATACGGAGGAAGTCGGTCCGGTAGACCTCGTTGTAGTTGCATGGAAAAGCACGGCAAACGCCGGATTTTCCAGAGCCCTTCCCCCGTTGATGGGACCGGATACGACTGTTGTTACACTTCAGAACGGCATGGGGAATGCGGAGGAAATTGCCCGCATCATCCCGGCGGACCGTATCTATGTGGGCCTGTGCTTCATCTGCGCCATGCGGGAAAAACCGGGCCATGTCAACCATCTGGAAGGGGGCAATATCCAATTTGCCCCCTTCATCCCCACTCCGGAAGGGACTGAAAAAGCCAGGGAACTCTCCGAGCTGTTTGCCAATGCCGGCATCAAAACGCGCGCCTTCGACGCCGCAGAGCAAATCCAGTGGTACAAACTCGTCTGGAACATCCCGTTTAACGGACTTTGCCTTGCTCTGGGAGGCATCAGCATTGCGGAACTTTACCAAAACCCGGAAAACGTCATGCGGGCGCGCCGCATCATGGAGGAAGTGGTGCAGGCAGCCAAAGCCCGCGGCTACGCCCTGCCGGAAGATTTGGTTGAATTCCACCTTTCCCGTACGGAAACCATGGGGGCTTTCATTCCGTCCAGCGCCGTGGACTACAACGAAGGCCGCCCCGTTGAATACACGGCTATCTGGGGAGACCCTCTCTCCAAGGCCCGGCAAGCCGGAGCCTCCGTGCCGGAATGGGAACTTCTGGACAAGGCCATCCGCAAGCGCCTGAACATGAATTAG
- a CDS encoding formate--tetrahydrofolate ligase has translation MATPAFSDCINKLGVDEKDVIPFGRNKAKISLDVLDRPAAPGKLILVSAITPTPSGEGKTTVSIGLAQGLQAIGKKVCLALRQPSMGPVFGRKGGATGGGKSSLTPAEEINMHFTGDFHAITSAHNLISAIIDNAMFFHTLNIDERKVIWKRVMDMNDRSLRSIIVGLNKQGFPRETGFDITPASEIMACLCLATSYKDMEERINRIVIGFTTDDKPVFARELGITGSVMALLKDALMPNLVQSVEGVPCFLHGGPFANIAHGCNSVLATRMALHFGDYAVTEAGFAFDLGAEKFLDIKCRQSGLDPAAIVIVATARALKMHGGTALADLKNTDVDALKKGLANLDAHLDAAAHYKRPVVVAVNKFFDDSREELDAIVKHCAERGIPCAIADIFSQGGEGGKDLAQMVVEASDKHSAPFKPLYESALPVEEKLNIIARNIYGADGVELTAAAKKKLAQFEASRLTDLPVCMAKTQNSLSDNGRLRGRPTGFTITVRDFEIANGAGFLVALCGEIMRMPALPVSPNAMHIYLDDKGNVQGL, from the coding sequence ATGGCTACACCTGCATTCTCCGACTGTATCAACAAGCTGGGCGTCGATGAAAAAGACGTCATCCCCTTCGGCCGCAACAAGGCCAAAATTTCTCTGGACGTATTGGACAGGCCGGCAGCCCCCGGCAAACTCATCCTGGTATCCGCCATCACTCCCACTCCCTCCGGAGAAGGCAAAACAACCGTTTCCATCGGCTTGGCGCAGGGATTGCAGGCCATCGGCAAAAAAGTCTGCCTGGCGCTCCGGCAACCTTCCATGGGGCCGGTGTTCGGCCGCAAGGGCGGAGCTACCGGAGGCGGCAAAAGCTCCCTGACGCCGGCAGAGGAAATCAACATGCATTTCACAGGGGACTTCCACGCCATCACATCCGCCCACAACCTCATCAGCGCCATCATTGACAACGCCATGTTCTTCCACACGCTGAACATTGACGAACGCAAAGTCATATGGAAGCGGGTCATGGACATGAACGACCGTTCCCTGCGTTCCATCATCGTGGGGCTCAACAAACAGGGGTTCCCCCGGGAAACAGGCTTCGATATCACCCCGGCTTCGGAAATCATGGCGTGCCTGTGCCTTGCCACTTCCTACAAGGACATGGAGGAACGCATCAACCGCATCGTGATCGGATTCACCACGGATGACAAACCCGTGTTCGCAAGGGAACTGGGCATTACCGGTTCCGTCATGGCCCTGCTGAAAGACGCCCTGATGCCCAATCTGGTTCAATCCGTGGAAGGAGTGCCCTGTTTCCTGCACGGCGGCCCGTTTGCCAACATTGCCCACGGCTGCAACTCCGTGCTGGCCACCAGGATGGCCCTGCATTTTGGGGACTATGCCGTCACGGAAGCCGGATTCGCGTTTGACCTGGGTGCAGAGAAATTCCTGGATATCAAATGCCGCCAGTCCGGACTGGATCCGGCGGCCATTGTCATCGTAGCTACGGCGCGCGCGCTGAAGATGCACGGGGGCACTGCCCTGGCGGATCTGAAAAACACGGACGTGGACGCGTTGAAAAAAGGCCTTGCCAACCTGGATGCACATCTGGACGCAGCCGCCCACTACAAACGCCCCGTCGTGGTTGCCGTCAACAAATTCTTTGACGACTCCCGGGAAGAACTGGACGCCATCGTGAAACACTGTGCGGAACGCGGTATTCCCTGCGCCATTGCGGACATCTTCTCCCAGGGAGGAGAAGGAGGAAAAGACCTGGCCCAAATGGTAGTGGAAGCTTCGGACAAACACTCCGCTCCCTTCAAGCCTCTCTATGAATCCGCCCTGCCGGTGGAAGAAAAACTCAACATCATTGCCCGCAACATTTACGGGGCGGACGGTGTGGAATTGACGGCTGCCGCCAAAAAGAAACTGGCCCAGTTTGAAGCCAGCCGCCTGACGGACCTTCCCGTCTGCATGGCAAAAACCCAGAACTCGCTTTCCGACAACGGGCGCCTACGAGGACGCCCCACCGGCTTCACCATCACCGTGCGCGACTTTGAAATCGCCAACGGAGCCGGCTTCCTGGTGGCCCTCTGCGGGGAAATCATGCGCATGCCCGCCCTTCCCGTCTCACCGAACGCCATGCACATCTATCTGGACGACAAGGGCAACGTCCAGGGACTCTGA
- a CDS encoding DUF1287 domain-containing protein, producing the protein MKPAALLSFLFLSCSACLMADNAALAAKAREQVGVTVSYNGDYQSIPYPNGDVPLEMGVCTDVVIRAMRAFSLDLQKAVHEDMKAHFSKYPKIWGLKTTDRSIDHRRVPNLRTFFARKGWAVPITENAAHYKPGDLVTWNLSDSIPHIGIVSDRKTKEGTPLIIHNVGSGTQEEDFLFSHTITGHYRPVLAEGKQKAHP; encoded by the coding sequence ATGAAACCGGCAGCCCTTCTCTCCTTCCTGTTTCTTTCCTGCTCCGCATGCCTGATGGCGGACAACGCCGCGTTGGCCGCCAAGGCGCGTGAACAGGTAGGAGTGACGGTTTCCTACAATGGAGACTATCAATCCATCCCCTACCCCAACGGGGATGTTCCCCTCGAAATGGGAGTATGCACGGACGTAGTCATCCGCGCCATGAGGGCTTTCAGCCTGGACCTTCAAAAAGCCGTGCATGAGGACATGAAGGCCCACTTTTCCAAATACCCTAAAATATGGGGGTTGAAAACGACGGACCGCAGCATTGACCACCGCCGGGTCCCTAATCTTCGTACCTTCTTTGCCAGAAAAGGCTGGGCCGTTCCCATTACGGAAAACGCGGCGCACTACAAGCCCGGTGACCTGGTTACATGGAACCTGTCCGATAGTATTCCCCACATTGGCATCGTTTCCGACCGGAAAACGAAGGAAGGCACGCCGCTGATCATTCATAATGTCGGCTCCGGAACGCAGGAAGAAGACTTTCTGTTCTCCCACACCATCACGGGCCATTACCGTCCCGTGCTGGCTGAAGGGAAACAGAAAGCGCACCCCTGA
- the purD gene encoding phosphoribosylamine--glycine ligase, which produces MKIAVIGKGGREHALVKALKESPSAPEMFCFPGSDAINRLATPIPARDLPSLIDWMVSNKMDLCVAGEESYLVKDEGLANACTRAGIPCWGPVKESAQLEASKEFAKDFLLRHNIPTGQARVAATLEEARQFIGNTYPTVLKFDGLAAGKGVAVCMSKEEADSFLKEVFTDRRFGEGRLLVEEFLTGPEVSIFGALVDDHYLILCPARDYKRLKEGDAGPNTGGMGAVASRRLVEPEMLERIEKEIVAPTVAGLKKDGLPYRGFLYFGLMLTPNGPKVIEYNCRFGDPECQAVMPLLSGDLASFCLHGAKGEFTPEEISFQNGWSVCCVLASKGYPETSHSGDAIQGLDDISNASVYHAGTKWNADKNCYETNGGRVLAVVAQGDTLSEARQRAHNEIKKIQFDGMQRRPDIGFASFV; this is translated from the coding sequence ATGAAAATAGCCGTTATTGGAAAAGGTGGACGAGAACATGCACTGGTCAAGGCGCTCAAGGAATCTCCCTCCGCACCGGAAATGTTCTGTTTCCCGGGGAGTGACGCCATCAACCGTCTGGCTACCCCCATCCCGGCCAGGGATCTCCCCTCGCTGATCGACTGGATGGTTTCCAATAAAATGGATCTCTGCGTTGCCGGGGAGGAAAGCTATCTGGTCAAGGATGAAGGCCTGGCCAATGCCTGCACCCGTGCGGGCATCCCCTGCTGGGGACCGGTAAAAGAAAGCGCCCAGCTGGAAGCCAGCAAAGAATTTGCCAAGGACTTTCTGCTCCGCCACAACATCCCTACCGGGCAGGCCCGCGTAGCGGCCACATTGGAGGAAGCCCGGCAATTCATCGGAAACACCTATCCTACCGTGCTGAAATTTGACGGCCTGGCCGCCGGAAAGGGCGTAGCCGTCTGCATGAGCAAGGAGGAAGCCGACTCTTTCCTGAAAGAAGTATTTACGGACAGGCGCTTTGGTGAAGGGCGGCTGCTGGTGGAAGAATTCCTTACCGGGCCGGAAGTCTCCATCTTCGGCGCTCTGGTGGACGACCATTATCTTATTCTCTGCCCGGCACGGGACTACAAGCGCCTCAAGGAAGGCGATGCGGGTCCCAACACGGGCGGCATGGGAGCGGTGGCCTCCCGCCGGCTGGTGGAGCCGGAAATGCTGGAACGCATTGAAAAGGAAATCGTGGCCCCGACGGTAGCCGGGCTGAAAAAAGACGGACTGCCCTACCGGGGGTTCCTGTACTTCGGCCTGATGCTGACCCCAAACGGCCCCAAAGTCATTGAATACAACTGCCGCTTCGGCGATCCGGAATGCCAGGCTGTCATGCCCCTGCTCTCCGGAGACTTGGCCTCCTTCTGCCTGCATGGGGCCAAGGGAGAATTTACGCCGGAAGAAATTTCCTTCCAAAACGGCTGGAGCGTCTGTTGTGTACTGGCCTCCAAAGGATATCCGGAGACCTCCCATTCCGGCGACGCTATTCAGGGACTGGACGATATTTCAAATGCTTCCGTTTACCACGCCGGCACCAAATGGAATGCGGACAAAAACTGTTATGAAACCAACGGAGGCCGCGTCCTGGCCGTCGTGGCACAGGGGGACACTCTCTCCGAAGCGCGCCAGCGCGCCCACAACGAAATTAAAAAGATTCAATTTGACGGCATGCAACGCCGGCCGGACATCGGCTTTGCCAGCTTCGTCTGA